A stretch of the Neofelis nebulosa isolate mNeoNeb1 chromosome 1, mNeoNeb1.pri, whole genome shotgun sequence genome encodes the following:
- the LOC131492685 gene encoding olfactory receptor 2AJ1-like, translating into MMAHENHTFTGDFILLGLFSSSQSSLVFFSFIFIIFIMTVTENTVMILLILRDSRLHTPMYFLLSHLSFMDILHISNIVPKMVTDFLSGSRTISFVGCGFQVFLSLTLLGGECLLLAAMSYDRYVAICHPLHYPILMNDSVCIVMARGSWLIGTVNSIVHTAYALHFPFCASRAIDHFFCEVPAMLKLSCVDTTLYERGIYVSGLIFLLVPFSLIVASYVQILITIFQMKSSEARKKSFSTCAFHMMVVTMYYGPFIFTYMRPKSYHTPGQDKSLAIFYTILTPTFNPIIYSFRNKDVLEAMKNMLKTNFLH; encoded by the coding sequence ATGATGGCACATGAAAATCACACTTTCACCggtgattttattcttttgggactcttctcttcttctcaaTCAagtctagttttcttttcctttatattcatcatttttattatgaCTGTAACAGAAAACACAGTCATGATCCTCCTTATCCTCAGGGACTCAAGACTCCACACTCCGATGTATTTCCTACTGAGCCATCTCTCTTTTATGGACATCTTGCATATTTCCAACATTGTTCCCAAAATGGTCACTGACTTTCTGTCAGGCAGCAGAACTATTTCATTTGTAGGTTGTGGCTTCCAGGTATTTCTATCCCTCACTCTCCTGGGTGGCGAGTGCCTTCTCCTGGCAGCAATGTCTTATGATCGCTATGTAGCCATCTGTCATCCATTGCACTATCCCATTCTTATGAATGACTCTGTCTGCATTGTCATGGCTAGAGGGTCCTGGCTTATTGGGACCGTCAACTCCATAGTCCACACAGCTTATGCACTCCACTTTCCCTTCTGTGCCTCAAGAGCTATTGATCACTTTTTCTGTGAAGTCCCTGCCATGTTGAAGTTGTCCTGTGTGGACACAACACTCTATGAACGAGGAATTTATGTAAGTGGCTTAATTTTTCTGCTTGTCCCTTTCTCCCTAATCGTTGCTTCTTATGTCCAAATTCTCATTACTATATTTCAAATGAAATCATCAGAAGCACGGAAAAAGTCATTTTCTACCTGTGCCTTCCACATGATGGTGGTCACAATGTATTATGGGCcatttattttcacatacatGAGACCCAAATCATACCACACTCCAGGCCAGGACAAGTCTTTGGCAATATTCTATACCATCCTCACACCTACATTCAACCCTATAATCTACAGCTTTAGGAATAAAGATGTCCTTGAGGCAATGAAAAATATGCTCAAAACGAACTTTCTCCattaa